The following proteins are encoded in a genomic region of uncultured Vibrio sp.:
- a CDS encoding 2Fe-2S iron-sulfur cluster-binding protein: MSHTVHLLPINVSFEVEAGETVLEAALNNNIRFPHRCRVGACAMCMCKKVSGEVSYHLDPMLTDKEQQQGWIFPCQAYTESNLVLTFDE, translated from the coding sequence ATGAGTCATACAGTCCACCTTCTTCCGATAAACGTATCATTTGAGGTTGAAGCTGGGGAGACGGTGTTGGAGGCTGCGCTCAACAATAATATTCGCTTCCCTCATCGTTGCCGAGTTGGCGCGTGTGCCATGTGCATGTGTAAGAAGGTTTCGGGTGAGGTGAGTTATCACCTGGATCCAATGCTAACCGATAAAGAACAGCAGCAAGGTTGGATATTTCCTTGCCAAGCCTATACAGAAAGTAATTTAGTGCTTACTTTTGATGAGTAA
- the ubiD gene encoding 4-hydroxy-3-polyprenylbenzoate decarboxylase — translation MSFKDLREFIDHLEKNGRLKRITHPVDPAYEMTEISDRTLRAGGPALLFENPIGYDVPVLTNLFGTPERVAIGMGREDVKELREVGKLLAYLKEPEPPKGFKDALEKLPVFKQVLNMPAKRLRKAPCQEIVWQGDEVDLDKIPVMSCWAEDVAPLLTWGLTVTKGPNKKRQNLGIYRQQKIAKNKIIMRWLAHRGGALDLRDWMETNPGKPFPVSVAFGADPATILGAVTPVPDTLSEYAFAGLLRGSKTEVVKSISNELEVPASAEIVMEGYIDPNEFADEGPYGDHTGYYNEKEKHHVFTITHITMRKDPIYHSTYTGRPPDEPAVLGVALNEVFVPILQKQFPEIEDFYLPPEGCSYRMAVVTLKKQYPGHAKRVMMGVWSFLRQFMYTKYVIVCDESVNARDWDDVVKAMTVNMDPVRDTVMIDNTPIDSLDFASPVVGLGSKMGLDATTKWEAELATRPEVTTAESKAITQVDLDSLKEQCREIVDIYLPPTANHQFAVVTMKKDQAGQSQALLEKLWEYFADYTDIKFIILCDEDVNASDWNDIIWAVTTRMDPDRDTIQLRGSMTSSSKLGLDATNKFATEVTRDWGIPIKKDPKLVAKVDEIWNQLGIL, via the coding sequence CCAGTCGATCCCGCTTATGAAATGACAGAAATCAGCGATCGTACCCTGCGTGCTGGTGGTCCTGCATTATTATTCGAAAACCCAATTGGTTATGATGTTCCAGTACTGACCAACTTGTTTGGTACCCCGGAAAGGGTTGCGATTGGTATGGGACGTGAAGACGTAAAAGAGCTACGCGAAGTTGGTAAACTCTTGGCTTACCTTAAAGAGCCTGAGCCGCCGAAAGGCTTCAAAGATGCATTAGAGAAGCTACCAGTATTCAAGCAAGTATTGAACATGCCAGCCAAGCGTCTTCGTAAGGCACCTTGCCAGGAAATCGTCTGGCAGGGAGATGAGGTCGATTTAGATAAAATTCCCGTAATGAGTTGCTGGGCTGAAGATGTCGCTCCGTTGTTGACTTGGGGCCTGACCGTTACCAAGGGGCCGAACAAAAAACGCCAAAATCTAGGTATCTACCGCCAGCAAAAAATAGCGAAAAACAAAATCATCATGCGTTGGTTGGCTCACCGTGGCGGCGCGCTTGACCTTCGTGATTGGATGGAGACCAATCCAGGCAAACCATTCCCAGTATCGGTCGCCTTCGGTGCGGACCCTGCCACGATTCTTGGGGCAGTAACGCCAGTACCAGATACGTTGTCAGAATATGCTTTTGCTGGTTTATTGCGTGGCAGTAAAACCGAAGTCGTCAAATCCATCAGTAACGAGCTGGAAGTACCAGCGAGTGCGGAAATAGTGATGGAAGGCTATATCGACCCAAATGAGTTTGCTGATGAAGGCCCTTATGGTGACCACACGGGCTACTACAACGAAAAAGAAAAGCACCACGTCTTTACCATTACGCACATTACCATGCGTAAAGATCCGATTTATCACAGCACTTACACTGGTCGTCCGCCAGATGAACCCGCTGTATTGGGTGTGGCACTGAACGAGGTTTTCGTTCCTATTCTACAAAAGCAGTTCCCTGAGATAGAAGATTTCTATCTGCCTCCAGAAGGTTGTTCATACCGTATGGCGGTTGTAACCTTGAAGAAGCAATACCCAGGACATGCGAAACGCGTCATGATGGGCGTCTGGTCTTTTTTACGTCAGTTTATGTATACCAAGTATGTGATTGTGTGTGACGAATCGGTAAATGCACGTGACTGGGATGATGTGGTCAAAGCCATGACTGTGAATATGGACCCGGTTCGTGATACCGTAATGATTGATAATACGCCGATAGACTCACTGGACTTTGCTTCTCCAGTGGTTGGCCTAGGTTCCAAGATGGGACTGGATGCGACCACTAAATGGGAAGCGGAACTGGCGACGCGCCCAGAAGTCACAACTGCAGAAAGTAAGGCGATTACACAAGTTGACTTGGACTCCTTAAAAGAGCAATGTCGTGAAATTGTCGACATCTATTTACCACCGACGGCAAATCATCAATTCGCTGTGGTAACAATGAAGAAAGACCAAGCCGGCCAGTCTCAAGCATTGCTTGAAAAGTTATGGGAATACTTTGCTGATTACACAGACATCAAGTTTATTATCTTATGCGATGAAGACGTCAATGCCAGCGATTGGAATGACATCATCTGGGCCGTAACGACTCGTATGGACCCTGATAGAGATACAATCCAACTTCGAGGAAGTATGACGAGCAGTTCGAAACTAGGGTTGGATGCGACTAACAAGTTTGCAACTGAGGTGACGCGCGATTGGGGGATCCCAATTAAGAAAGATCCTAAACTTGTGGCTAAAGTTGATGAGATTTGGAATCAGTTAGGTATTCTATGA
- the fre gene encoding NAD(P)H-flavin reductase, whose product MTIQCKVKSIQPLACNTYQILLHPESPVTFKAGQYLMVVMGEKDKRPFSIASSPCRHEGELELHIGAAEHNAYAIEVVEAMKTALETGSDIEIDAPHGDAWIQEDSERPLLLIAGGTGFSYVRSILDHCVAQNKTNEIYLYWGARDDSQLYAKDELIDISEKFPNVHFIPVVEDAPTDWQGKVGNVLQAVSDDFESLEDYDIYIAGRFEMAGAAREQFTQNKKAKSERMYADAYAFI is encoded by the coding sequence ATGACCATCCAATGTAAAGTAAAGTCTATTCAGCCGTTAGCTTGTAATACTTACCAAATTCTACTTCACCCAGAATCACCTGTAACTTTCAAAGCGGGTCAATATCTTATGGTTGTGATGGGAGAGAAAGATAAGCGCCCATTCTCTATTGCGAGCAGTCCTTGTCGACATGAAGGTGAGTTGGAACTGCACATTGGTGCCGCAGAGCATAATGCTTACGCAATTGAAGTTGTCGAAGCAATGAAAACTGCTCTAGAGACGGGTAGTGATATAGAAATTGATGCACCACACGGCGATGCGTGGATTCAAGAAGATAGTGAGCGTCCTCTATTACTGATCGCTGGTGGCACCGGGTTCAGTTATGTACGCTCGATTTTAGATCATTGCGTAGCACAGAATAAGACTAATGAAATCTATTTGTACTGGGGGGCTCGTGATGATAGCCAGTTATACGCAAAAGATGAACTTATCGATATTTCAGAGAAGTTTCCGAACGTTCACTTTATTCCTGTAGTAGAGGATGCACCGACTGATTGGCAAGGCAAGGTTGGCAATGTACTACAAGCAGTCAGTGACGATTTCGAAAGCCTGGAAGACTATGATATCTATATAGCAGGTCGCTTTGAAATGGCGGGTGCAGCTCGAGAACAGTTTACTCAAAATAAGAAAGCTAAAAGCGAACGTATGTACGCTGATGCGTACGCTTTCATTTAA